The Spirochaetae bacterium HGW-Spirochaetae-1 genome includes a region encoding these proteins:
- a CDS encoding acetylpolyamine amidohydrolase, whose product MSFSIRRIYDDLLPINKKAIDRIVEITRNQIADMTEESFEDIRRFFRDPYHKKMKYMFFVAEDTRGYMKGFIQMSYAPDLNYCFIDLMALAQEKQGGGAGSALYERVREEALNLKSAGIFIECMTDDGRVFRDKKILRQNRARIRFYERHGARPIINTSYESNSRNHYHNPYFLLYDNLDRKSGLPAAEAKLIIRSILERKYDPSCGRRDIQSVIRSIQDDPVSIREPRYMKQEPDYKIRLLSEDNKISLIHNDGHEIHHIRERGYVESPVRIKSILRELEKTQLFRRVKIKKFPERYLQEVHDSDFINYFKQVTMALEPGKTLYPDVFPIRKSVKPPRKLAARAGYYCIDVYSPINRNAYLAARGAVDCALTGALELLEGNRIAYALVRPPGHHADRNSFGGFCYFNSTAIAANYLSYYGKVAILDVDYHHGNGQQDIFYAKQYVLTVSIHADPDFEYPHFSGFRDEKGKGAGEGYNINYPLRENITGSEYLKTLKKAIARIKRYSPDFLVLAFGLDTAKGDPTGTWNLLRKDFYNNGLVIGRLDLPTLVVQEGGYNNRVLGANARSFFNGLWKGMHG is encoded by the coding sequence ATGAGCTTCAGTATCCGCAGAATATATGACGACCTTCTTCCGATAAACAAAAAGGCGATTGACCGCATTGTTGAGATCACCCGTAACCAGATTGCCGATATGACGGAAGAATCTTTCGAAGATATACGCAGGTTCTTCAGAGATCCTTATCATAAAAAAATGAAGTATATGTTTTTTGTGGCTGAAGATACCCGGGGATACATGAAGGGGTTTATTCAAATGTCTTATGCGCCGGACCTGAACTATTGTTTTATTGACCTCATGGCCCTGGCACAGGAAAAGCAGGGGGGCGGAGCCGGCAGCGCGCTCTATGAACGCGTAAGGGAAGAGGCTCTGAACCTGAAGTCGGCGGGTATTTTTATCGAATGCATGACCGATGACGGCAGAGTTTTCAGAGATAAAAAGATACTGAGACAAAACAGGGCAAGAATCAGGTTTTATGAGCGGCACGGGGCCCGTCCAATAATCAATACATCATACGAATCAAACAGCAGAAATCACTATCACAACCCATATTTTCTCCTCTATGATAATCTTGATCGAAAAAGCGGGCTTCCGGCGGCCGAGGCAAAGCTGATTATACGTTCCATTCTTGAGCGGAAATACGACCCCTCATGCGGCCGCCGCGATATTCAGTCGGTTATTCGGTCAATACAGGATGATCCGGTGTCCATTCGGGAGCCCCGTTATATGAAACAGGAGCCCGACTATAAAATTCGTCTCCTTTCAGAGGATAACAAAATTTCTCTTATTCACAATGATGGGCACGAAATTCATCATATACGCGAGCGGGGATATGTTGAATCTCCTGTCAGAATAAAGAGTATCCTTCGTGAACTTGAGAAAACGCAACTTTTCCGGAGAGTTAAAATTAAAAAGTTTCCTGAAAGGTATCTGCAAGAAGTGCATGATTCAGATTTTATAAACTATTTTAAACAGGTTACCATGGCTTTGGAGCCGGGAAAGACACTCTATCCCGACGTATTCCCCATCCGGAAATCCGTTAAGCCGCCGCGAAAACTGGCAGCGCGGGCAGGGTATTACTGTATCGATGTTTACAGTCCCATTAACCGGAACGCCTACCTGGCGGCCCGGGGCGCCGTTGATTGCGCTCTCACTGGAGCCCTTGAATTACTGGAAGGCAACAGGATCGCCTATGCGCTCGTTCGTCCCCCGGGACATCACGCGGATAGAAATTCCTTCGGTGGTTTCTGTTATTTTAACTCTACGGCTATCGCTGCGAATTATCTGAGTTATTACGGAAAGGTGGCTATTCTCGATGTGGATTATCACCATGGTAACGGCCAGCAGGATATTTTTTATGCAAAGCAGTATGTCCTGACGGTTTCGATCCATGCGGACCCTGATTTTGAATATCCCCATTTTTCCGGATTCAGGGACGAAAAAGGGAAGGGCGCCGGGGAGGGATATAATATAAATTATCCGCTACGGGAAAATATCACCGGCAGCGAATATTTAAAAACGCTGAAAAAAGCTATTGCAAGAATAAAGCGATATTCACCTGATTTTCTTGTTCTTGCCTTCGGGCTTGATACTGCCAAGGGGGATCCAACCGGGACCTGGAATCTCCTCAGAAAGGACTTTTACAACAACGGGCTGGTCATTGGACGCCTGGATCTTCCAACTCTTGTAGTACAGGAAGGCGGTTACAATAACAGGGTTTTAGGGGCCAATGCCAGGAGTTTTTTTAACGGCCTCTGGAAAGGTATGCACGGTTAG
- a CDS encoding thioesterase — translation MTEKAFQEYYPEHFSHCYGCGVLNEHGLRIKSYWDGDESLCTFQPKPYHTSFPGFVYGGLIASVIDCHSTATAAAAAYRNEGRAMDTDPPLRFVTASLKVDYILPTPLDKPLVLRSAITEIKGRKVVIATSLSVDGQECVRGEVVAVKIPDTMIRK, via the coding sequence ATGACGGAAAAGGCTTTTCAGGAATATTACCCGGAACACTTCAGCCACTGCTACGGCTGCGGTGTCCTGAATGAGCATGGTTTGCGCATAAAAAGCTACTGGGACGGCGATGAAAGCCTGTGTACGTTCCAGCCGAAGCCGTACCACACATCATTTCCCGGTTTTGTCTACGGCGGCCTCATCGCGTCGGTGATCGACTGCCACAGTACGGCCACAGCCGCTGCCGCCGCATACAGAAATGAAGGGCGGGCCATGGACACCGATCCGCCCCTGCGCTTTGTGACGGCTTCACTTAAAGTTGATTATATCCTGCCCACGCCCCTGGATAAACCCCTGGTGCTGCGTTCAGCTATAACGGAAATAAAGGGACGGAAGGTGGTTATTGCCACAAGCCTGTCCGTTGACGGGCAGGAATGCGTCCGTGGCGAGGTCGTGGCGGTCAAAATACCCGATACCATGATCAGGAAGTGA
- a CDS encoding Crp/Fnr family transcriptional regulator produces MLDRLTDSIPGFRDKYGHLLKEKSIGAKTTLLLEGEMARYMYFIREGCLRLWFNKDGKDITFQFFFESQSVSSIESFIDGKPSLFSLESIEPSRIIAVSKNDFNLLLQEIPELKENFQKILIQRLGHYARLFLSRIKDSPMERYIDLLKNYPHIVDRVPQHYIASYLGITAVSLSRLKKRL; encoded by the coding sequence ATGCTGGACAGGTTAACAGACAGTATTCCCGGCTTCCGGGACAAATACGGGCATCTTTTAAAAGAGAAGAGTATCGGGGCGAAAACCACGCTCCTTCTGGAAGGAGAGATGGCCCGATATATGTATTTTATCCGGGAAGGATGTCTGCGCCTCTGGTTCAATAAAGACGGGAAGGACATCACCTTTCAGTTCTTCTTTGAAAGCCAGTCAGTATCTTCCATTGAAAGCTTTATTGATGGAAAACCAAGCCTGTTCAGCCTGGAAAGCATTGAACCGTCCCGAATTATCGCAGTCAGTAAAAATGATTTTAATCTGCTGCTCCAGGAAATACCGGAGTTGAAAGAAAACTTCCAGAAAATTCTCATCCAGCGGCTTGGGCACTATGCCCGGCTTTTCCTTTCCCGAATTAAAGACAGTCCCATGGAACGCTACATTGATCTCTTAAAAAACTACCCTCACATTGTGGACCGTGTCCCCCAGCATTACATCGCATCTTATCTCGGCATCACTGCCGTTTCCCTGAGCCGGTTGAAAAAGCGGCTGTAA
- a CDS encoding alpha/beta hydrolase: MMMRVGLVLVFLFFTFISSANEASVNKSQSRTGLFRFNRVDQTFVSQGDKCMAWLYLPKGVVKPPVVIMAHGFGGQRWMRLPAYAERFARRGMAVFLFDYRGFNDSEGLPRNYINPSRHLDDWEAAIRFVRTLDIVDAKCIALWGTSFSAGHVTVIASRDPGISAIVAQVPFTDGITTAFNYSLSFQIRAIYHGLWDIFDAVFTDHRHNVLITSTPDGEFGMMSTADAWTGMMNLLGSDAEPFGKDNFCPANIVFTLTFYRPISDAAKITCPALVIGAENDSLFPPDGPRKAAKLMKNATYIGLPMGHFEPYVGEPFEKLVVQMEDFLQANLGKH; encoded by the coding sequence ATGATGATGAGAGTAGGGCTGGTTCTCGTGTTCTTATTCTTTACTTTCATATCCAGTGCCAATGAGGCGTCTGTCAATAAAAGCCAATCCCGCACCGGCTTATTTCGCTTCAACCGGGTTGATCAAACCTTCGTGAGCCAGGGCGATAAATGCATGGCATGGCTTTATCTGCCAAAAGGCGTAGTCAAGCCCCCGGTAGTCATCATGGCCCATGGCTTCGGCGGCCAGCGCTGGATGAGGCTGCCAGCCTATGCTGAACGGTTCGCACGGCGGGGCATGGCGGTATTTCTCTTCGATTATCGCGGCTTCAACGACAGCGAAGGTCTTCCCCGCAATTACATCAACCCCTCCCGGCATCTTGATGACTGGGAAGCGGCCATCAGGTTTGTGCGTACCCTGGATATTGTGGATGCCAAATGCATTGCCCTGTGGGGCACCTCCTTCAGCGCCGGGCATGTGACTGTCATCGCTTCCCGCGATCCCGGCATTTCGGCAATTGTTGCCCAGGTACCTTTTACCGATGGTATAACCACGGCCTTTAATTATAGTCTGTCCTTTCAGATCAGGGCGATATACCACGGCCTCTGGGATATTTTTGATGCCGTATTCACCGATCACCGCCATAATGTACTTATCACAAGTACGCCGGACGGCGAGTTCGGCATGATGAGCACGGCCGATGCCTGGACCGGCATGATGAACTTATTAGGCAGCGATGCCGAGCCATTCGGGAAGGATAACTTTTGTCCGGCCAATATCGTCTTTACCCTGACCTTCTATCGGCCTATCAGCGATGCCGCGAAGATTACGTGCCCGGCCCTGGTCATCGGGGCGGAAAATGATTCGCTCTTTCCACCCGACGGTCCCCGCAAGGCGGCAAAGCTGATGAAAAATGCCACCTACATCGGCCTGCCCATGGGGCATTTTGAGCCGTACGTGGGTGAGCCCTTTGAAAAACTCGTTGTGCAAATGGAGGACTTCCTGCAGGCCAATCTTGGCAAACATTAA